The proteins below come from a single Carcharodon carcharias isolate sCarCar2 chromosome 36 unlocalized genomic scaffold, sCarCar2.pri SUPER_36_unloc_14, whole genome shotgun sequence genomic window:
- the LOC121274405 gene encoding cellular retinoic acid-binding protein 2-like — MSKNFTGNWRMKNSENFEELLKQLDVGLLLRKIAVKAASNPSVEIKQDGENFYIKTATTARTTEIRFRVGEEFDEQTVDGRPCKSLAKWIGENKMECEQKLLKGEGPKTSWTRELTSDDQLILTMTADNVVCTRLYVRN; from the exons ATGTCCAAAAACTTCACCGGGAACTGGAGGATGAAGAACAGCGAAAACTTCGAGGAGCTTCTGAAACagcttg ACGTGGGCCTGCTGTTGAGGAAGATCGCGGTGAAAGCTGCTTCCAATCCGAGCGTGGAAATCAAACAGGACGGAGAGAATTTCTACATCAAGACAGCCACCACAGCAAGGACCACAGAGATCAGGTTCAGGGTCGGAGAGGAGTTTGATGAACAGACGGTCGATGGAAGGCCATGCAag AGTTTGGCCAAGTGGATTGGAGAGAATaagatggagtgtgagcagaaactGCTGAAAGGTGAAGGGCCTAAAACATCGTGGACTCGCGAACTCACCAGCGATGACCAACTCATTCTG ACCATGACTGCTGATAACGTGGTCTGCACACGTCTTTACGTCCGGAATTGA